The Zingiber officinale cultivar Zhangliang unplaced genomic scaffold, Zo_v1.1 ctg200, whole genome shotgun sequence genome includes the window TTTCATTGTTTCTGAAGCATTAATTATAATAATGTAGATGGGCTGGAGCCTGGAATCAATATCTATATAGCTTCTCTAGATACACACTCATGATGATATGGAGTTGTTCTTTTCTTTATGCTGATGTATTATCATGTACTTATTGACTTATGTGCAATTAAACTTTTTTGCAGTCACATCAATTTTAGTAGTCTTTGTAAAAATGTTCAAGAAATCGCGTGAAGAAAATGGACGAAATGCTGTAGCTGaaaaaaagaaaatggaaaaggAGGCATTGAAAGAAAAATCAAACGCTCCTGCTAAAAAACACCGAGATTTTACTTGAAAGTTTTAGTGCCTTGAGCCAGAAAAATTGATATGCTCACTCAGAACCACTACAATTTAAGTCAGCCAATTAAATGTTGGCATGAGATTATGATTATGGTCTTTTGAGGTCTCTATACTACATGGAGGATTATTATGACAAGGCTGCCAGCTGCACGAGGCTCTAATTTATCGATTTTCTTACAAAACTGCAGAGTTTGGTTGCATAAGCTGTTAAATCCATGGTAACTTCTTTGCTGGACTTGAGACTCATCTTTGCTGAGAAACAATTTAACTTGTGCACGTACAATTCAGTCTCCTGACTTGCATTACACCAACTGAATCCGCTTACATGAGTTTGCAACTGAAGGTTCATGCTGTCGAAGTACAAACTTGGGATCCTCCCTTTTCTTTGTCCTCCCCTTTTTGCTACAAAAGCTTGAGATGTAGATCATGCTATGGTTGGGATGTATTCTTGTGATTAGTTATATGGTTTAGCAACGTGTAAAGCAGTAGTGTTGTAGGTCATATCTCTATTAGCAATTGTAGGGAAACATTTTGTTACTTATGAGTAAATTTGGCATTGTATTAATGCTCTTAAAGTGTTCATAAGTCATAACAACCTCAGTCCTTTACAGAATCTGAAAATGGAAGCTGCATAtcatgttcatcagtttgttagcAAGTCGGTGAATACATCTTATTCTCAATTTCCTCCATTGGATTGTTGTTCTAGTAAATCACCAAAACCATCCGTACAAGAACTGAATTCAGATGTCTTGAATGACATACACGACATGCCATTATCGGAAGTAGTAACTCGAACTGATGCAAGTATTACTTCTTTGAAAGATTATTCAATTTATAACATTTTAGTTTAAAATCTTTTTGTTTGGCAGACGTGCAAGGGGAGCTCAACAGATGCAAGAATGGCTCCAACATCAGTTCTTATCATCATACAAAGTGGTATGCCACTGCCTTTTGTTCCGGTGTACATTATCAACTTCTAGGCTCAACTATAGATGCCTCACATGTAAATATTGAGTTATTGGTTCTAGTACAGGGCATTTATGATGATCCTTTTTGCCCTAATATTTGAAATGAGATAGTTAGACAGGGAGCAGACTCCCCTATATTGTTCGATGCAATGTTTTCAATACATAGATTTCACAGCTTGATTTGATGATTCAATTTATGCCGACAATTTAGTTAAACAAGAGTATCAAATCAAGAATCAGTTTGGTTGAGATTCATAGATTTAGTTTGGTTTGACAAGAGTACCAAATCAAGAATCAGTTTGGTTGAGATTCAtagatttagtttgataagaGTATCAAATCAAGAATCAGTTTGGTTGAGATTCATAGATTTAGTTTGGTTTGACAAGAGTATCAAATCAAGAATCAGTTTGGTTATGATTCACagatttggtttggtttggtttggtaTGAATATGTTTTATGCTCTTTTCGATGTGGATTGGTATATTTTTCGCAGGTGTTCTTGATTTTCAGTAGTTTTTttacttataaatttttaaatttatcgaaGGTGATACTGTCATAAACAtgaaattgattttatttttaatcatttaatataaTATTCGTTTGAACTCTAAAGCAATCCAAATCCAAATTGGATTCGAACTCCTTTgtcgctcagctctgccgacctcACCCAAAAAGCAATGTACTCAAAACACGCAACAGCCAACACCAAATCCAGCCACTGTTCATCGACAACCCTTTCCTGGGGTCATCTTCTCACCGCAAGACCTCTACTCGGTGTTCGATACAACCATCCAATCCTCGACCCCACGAGGTACACGTGGGATTGCCAACTTTCCTAATCGAACACGACAAAATCCAGAATTTTCTAGCCTTAAAAGGGCATAATTGAAAAATTAGGGCCTCGTCATCCACATTTTACAAGATTTGAGAAAGCAAGCGATAGTCATCTGCCTTCTACGCCTTTCCCTCGTGCGGCTGCTGGTTTCTTTCCGCTTTGTCAGGTATGTTTTGCTAGAGATCATCCGTTTCAATGTTCTTAACTCGACTTCGTCGCTTGATTCGTGCGCGGATCTGTTTGATTCGATCCGTCATTCTAACTTTGTGTTCGCCGGAGCATGTTCTTTCATCGGTGCGTGGATCTGGTTGATCCACGGTTCCATGATCGATAGGATGCCGATTGTTGTTCAAGACAGATTTTGAAGCAGCTCTGCTAGTTCAGGCTTTACTGTGTGCCAAATTTACGCAATCGGGAGTGACTGGGTCATATCCCTACGCTTAAAGGAAGGGTCTTTACTGATGATTATTTTGCAAGGAACCATTGATTGATGTTTTGAAGCATTCTATTGTGTTAATACAGCCCCTTTGGTTTCAAGGAATGGAAGGGGGAATACATGTTACATCTCTGAAACATCATCTTCATCAGGAATTTGGATCGCTAGATCCAGGTTTCATGCTTCATCTTATCTTTCATTTGCTACCTGAATTAATGCTTCAGATACGAAGATTAGAAGACCTTTGATGCGGGGACTTATTCTTTTGAACTGCTGGGAAGGACCAGCATATGCCCCTGATCTAGACTTTGTTCACTTGTTCAGAAACTAaggttttttaatttttcctgTTAGATGTACATAGTTATTTTCCATATCATTCGTTGAGTAAGAAGTATGGCCGCAACCCTCCCTAGCCTTTTCACAttacaaaaaaaaacatttttttatttgctCTTGTTTGAATTGTCTTAATGGCATAGAATCTTAATCCTTAATTACCAGATTTTGATGGCAACTGTATCGATGTCTGCTGTTTACAGTTGCTATTTGGTGAGCCAACATGAGTCGCCCACACGATGCGCCTCGCACATTCTTTCCCTTAGGAAATCCTTTCAGGACTATCTTCCCCAGGGGATCTCATCAATCACTGAAGATTCATGCATTGCTGTTTTCTTTTGAGCAAGATCTGACAGAAAAATTTACAAAACTAATGCCTGAGGATGTCTCAGATGTCCTTACCTTATCTTGGATGAGGTTTGCGATTCAGCTCCTATCAGATGCTCATAATGGCCTGAGAACTTTTATTAATGAGCTTCAGTTGCCTGTTTCCCAGTGGGATGAGAAATGGATTGATGTATACTTGGATGGCAGCGCGAAGTTGCTTGACATCTGCATAGCACTATCCTCTGGGTTATCTCGTTTGGATCAGGGCCAGCTTTTGCTGCAGTATGTGCTGCATCTTGTGGACATGTCAACTACTGCTCCACCAGCCCAAAAGCTTGTACAAGCCCGATCATATCTTCAAGAGTGGATTGAACTAATCGACTCTAAAAGCCCTAAACTGGACACTTGTCCTTCGATCATTAAGCGCCTTCAAGGAACTCTTGACCTCCCAAAGGTCAAGAGCTCAAAAGGGAAGGCATTGATGAGAGCCTTATACGGAGTTAAAGTCATGACATTATTTGTCTGTAATCTTTTTACAACAACACTGTCAGGTAGCCCAAAAGTATTTCCAGATCTAAACGTTTCCGAAGAGTTCGTTTGGTATGATGCTTTTAGTCACTTGCAAGCTGCTGTGACAGAGGAAATAAAGAGACTCTGTGATACTGGCACGGTTTCATTATTCAAAGAGTTCGAGTCAGTTAAAGTTTGTGCTTTGAGGCTACAAGATATGATTAGCAGCATCAGTTGCAACGGAGAACCAGTGCAAGAGGAAGAAACTGTACCTGGGAAGAGTACCGACTTTGGAAGACAAAGGTTGCGAGATTCTGTTACCAATTTAGCGGACGGTGTACAGACACTCGGGCATGAGCTAGATTCTCTGTCGAAACAGACAAATGATTTTTTCGAGCTTATTTTGGCTGGACGAGATGCTTTGCTTTGTAATCTCAGAGTGCATCTTTTAACCCCAGAAAATTCTTCAGAGGCAAGGATTTGATTGGTGAGTTTGCCCCATGAAAAACTTGGTGTCTTGTTGGATGTGGGATTTGAAAGTCTCTCACTGTCCATAATAAGCTAATTCGAGAGACCATGCAACATATGTATTTTATGTATTCTGTAAAGTGTATTGGGTACTTTTGAACAAGTTTTATATTGCGTGATTTAGATTTGGAGGTGTTTCAGTCATTCTGTGTTTGCTACGGAGAGAACCATTTGGACAAGTAAGGACATAATGCCCTCTCCAAATCTACTAATCCAATATCTTTGATCTTTGGTTGTGTCATTTCTTACATGTCTTTGTGATTTGTAGGTGTCGTTGTGTTTCCTACTTAGAGTCAAAGAAATCAGCAAGAAGCTTCACAGGCAAAGCTCAAAGATTTTCTCCTTCAATCTCCTAAACAAAATTAAGGGCCACAATTTATAGGACAATTTCAGGTAGCCCACATAAACAGCTACAAATCTAGGATATCTTCAGATCTGTTTGATAGCATGTTGTTTGGTAGCATGTCCTCTTCCAAATTAGCATAATTATCAATCTTTACATAAGAAAGCCTAATTAATGTGGGTCAGGTACCATGTCGCCTTCCTAATAACCATCAATCATAATTAAACCAAATTGGTTCAACAAGAAAGGAACAAGAACTaagaagtaaaaaacatttgaacTAGTTATTTATGTATGTCATACATAATATTATTACCTAAGAAACAATCCCATCGAAAGTTTGTTATAAAGAGCCATTGGTTTATTTTCAGGTCTATTAATCATTTGATAATTATccaatttttttcataataataGTTAAATATActcctttaaaaaaaaacaaaaaactaaaagtccctatcaattttcttttcttcattcttACTAAAAGTCAAGGGCTAAACTTGTTTTTCAAGGAAAGTATAACCTCCATGGCACAACCACCTTGAAGCTCTAATCAACTTGTTTTGCTTAGTTGAACTACCATTAATGATTGTAATGTGACTATGTGAGCATGAATTTTTCAAATGCAATGAAATATTATGACACGCTCAACTACTACTACAACAATAATATTTTACATTATAATTTTCTAATAATTAAATTCTAGTTATacaatttcatatttatttttattttttatctattaAAACTATTCTAATTTATTTAAGAACAATACTAAATGGCTAGATTTTAGCCAGAATGaactttttttataatatttaggatcattatattttttttagagtaatatcatattttattagtcAATTATATCctttcttacttttttttttcatatttaattttttaaaaatattttctaattaattttttaaactacaTTACCTATAAAAGTTACGttctaaatttattaaattgataaattaaagaagataatcaattttcaaaaataatcaatatttacattataaaaattaaaaaataagtgtgagaaaatttttttgataaactaGATAACATCAAATTTAATATGATTGATTTGATCTTAAAAAACTTTTCATTGACCGTTAGGATAAATCAGAAAGCGCTCAAAACAAATAGTCTAGAAATCCAGCATCATATAGTTACACatctcatttggaaaaaaaaaattactataacTAGGGACCAAATCATGTGAGCATCTCTCCATGGAATTATAACCcaagcaaattttttttttaaaaaaaagagagagggTCTAAGTTGGTGCTTAAGATAAGTATTCCTTTAGAATCATTATTTTATCAATGCAATAataacataattaaaaaaaattctccgatttgattttttaaaaaattattgttattaaaATCAATCATCTCTCTGTACTTTTCAATCATTTTTTTCAATGATTGAGaggaaaaaatattattattatttttttcaatgatTGGGAGGACTCAAAAATTATTGTAACATTGACTCtgtataataatatataaaaattataattatcaaGACAATAAAGAAATATTAagacaaatttaaaaataatcttaacaacAAACGCTATTGAAGAATGataaggaaaggaagaagaaaacaaaaaggaattAATGTTATAGAATTATTAGAAGCattttgataataaaattaaaatttgaaaggtATTTTGACACAAGTAAATTACTAACGAGAGTTGATGTAAATAGAACTCTAAATATCAACTTTTAATGTGAAATAAAAAAACCCTTTCATATTGAATAAGAGAGTtaccaaaatatttttctttaaaaattaattttatttatatattttattcccATAAACCAacttttatttctttaatattaatcaaaatataaattaatgaGATGAGATGAGTCGTTTCTTATCTTAAACTTATAATCACTTATATTTCCAATTTAAAACAATTTACTTAGGATTGATCTTCTAAAATCCTCTTCTTTTTTTGTAATTAATTCCAACTTGACATTATAATTAACGTTTAATTTCTATTTAAATTCCAATTTGCGATCATCGTCTATATTTAACAAGGAAAAgaattagaaaaagaagaagaataaaatGACTTGCCTGAAATAGCTACATATATCTAAAACTATCTCATATCTTACTGATAAATTAAACTATTTTTGTGCTAATCATTTGGCTTATCTTATTAAAAATctgttttttaattattaaatttatatttttacttgaaattaatatagaTATCCAATAATTAATACAAGTTTAATTGtataaaattatgatttgttTAAAATGTAATCATAAGGATATCAAACAATTCATTAATTAGATTAATAAGAGCCACTAATCTGATGGAATTTGCAAATATTGATGTCCTCACATGGTTACTTGaaagaagataaataaaaatgtcccctcgggatggtctagtggctagcatatATGGTattgtcatcatgaggtctggggttcaaatctcgacaAAGCTGAGATAAATGTcttccttatgtgttagtcattattccaaaggctagtagccgtccgtgatttatctcctctgtaTTGACCCTAGGGTGAGTTGGCGAggacgctgggggcgagcgtattcgtcttttaccACTTTGAAAGAAGATAAATAACAAAGTTTATAGGTGGAAGGAGTTTTTTTTCAGGTgcatattataataaatttattactCTCTAGTCAACTGGCCAATCTGtaaggacaaaaaaaaaaaaaaaaaaaaaatcaattatgatATTATTAGTAATGGCACTACTTAAAAAAAATAGGATTAAAATGTTTTAATCACTTCCCATGGTACATTAACCATTTTTATTTCTATACAggtttataattaattatatttgtcttttgatattttttatcaattatatttttaaaaaattggcataaaataaaaaaaatatagttgtgGTGGAAACCATTTTATTTCGGAGTTGCTTTATGTAaaggagatattttaatttaaaaattataatttttacgataaagataaataaaagatatatatactttaattttttattgataaaaattCAAAGGACaccattttttaaaatatctttatttttCAATAATCATAGTTTGTTATAAATTGGACCAACTATTGAAATAATTATGTGACACGTGGCATAAGCTATTGATTCTATTAATTTGTGTACGAATAATGAAAGTAATCTCTTATAATTGATTCGAAGAGGAATATAATGTTCCATGAAAAAAATGACAACTCTAAATAGTAGTAatcaaaactatttcaaaataacTAAAAAAGGTTTAATTATATGGAGTTAATTATGGACCAAAAATCTAATTGCAAgctgaaaatataaaaaataccttaaatataaaatataaaagttaCTAAAATGTGTAAAATTGATGTTCAGAGTCTCTGAAATGTCTTAAATGGTATTTTTTTATCTGAaagttaagttgaattttgatTAAGTCAAATAACGTTTTATTTTGAtatccaaattaaaagttatagtTTTAAAACCAACATCATTATtagtgattttaattaatttgataaataaaattttgatataatagttaaattatagtaattttagtgtattcattttatttatttattgttaacTCGTgcgaaataaaaaaaatgtaatgtTAGTTGTTTTTGTATACAATTTTGGATCAATTTgacttcattaaaaaaaaaaaaaaaggaaattctcCACCAAATTTTGGTAACCTCACTGGCCACGGCGGCGAGTGACCGGACCCACAAGCCCCTTGTTGCGAATGGGATATAATCCTCCGCCGGTTGGTGGAGAAAGCgaagctgctgctgctgcttcttcttcttcttcttcttctcggccGCCGCCTCCGAAGCGAAGGGTTCCATAGTTAGCGATCGTTAGAATTCGAGAAGACGAGAGGGGGTCGAATGCAAAGTAGACTTCCCCGGAGAGCACAATCCGTGCCGTGCACGCTATAAATAGTAGACGCTTGTCTGTTGCCGTTCTCTTCTATCGGGGGAAGAAGGGGGTTTCGTAACGTTCTCGGAACGCTAATCTTGGCTGCGGGGACGGAGTGCGGTTGTGCTCGATCTGCTTTTGGTTGCTTTGTTGCGGATGCCCCCTCTCGAGCTCCGTATTAGATCTCACCCGATCGGCTCCGTTGCATTGAGCTATGGCACCAGGTGCGTCTCTTTTCTTTGTTTGTCTGCGGCTGAGACGTTCGGTTCGTGATTGTCTTGAAAGTTGGGATTGATGTTGTTTCTTTTACTCCGAGTTCGTTCTTCCAGAGGGATTcgatttttgtttgtttgttggtTGGATCCTTTGAGAAATTAAATTTGGGTAGTGTATTTGCTGTGGAATTGAAGGTTTCGTGCTGTGAAGAGATTAATAACGAATGGATTGATTGGCATTTCGTTGTTCCGACGGGGGCAAAAAAATCTTTTGTTAGGTGTAGTGTATAATAGTAGGTTTAGGGTGACCTTGAACTGTTTTAATAGGGAACCTTTCTTTGTTTACTAGTTTTTTCTCCCCCTCTGGCTCCAACAACGATTTGGTTTGCTGGTGATATTGCTCTGGGCGGAGAATTTTGCTTGTTGAAGAAGTAGAGAATGAGACAAATATTTGGGCATTAGCTTTTTCTCGGAGATATTTTGCTTCTTTTACTCATATTTGTGCTCCATTACTTCTTGTATAATTTGGTGAGAGTAAGTCATTGATAGCTGATCATTTCAGTGAATCTTCtgttatcttttatttttctgTTCGAGGAATTCTTTTTACGTCTGTAGGTCATGAATATAAGTTATGTCTAGGCAAACCAGAAATTAGGCACTGCTCCATGTTAATGCTCTGAGTGATGCTGGAAAGAAGTACGAGTTGTGTTACCACTCAGACTTGTAAGAATGGTCATAGACGATTACCTTTTGTGGTCACTAGAGTAGACCTGGAAAAGGGTCGCCAACAGTGTCAGAATACATCTGTGATTCTGGCACGAGATAAATTAGCAAGAAAATGACATCTGCTTATAAGAACTGCAGGAAGACCTATGTTAAAATTGAAGACCTATGTTAGGGTTTATCTAgcttctattttgtaggatatgaaTTAGGATAATTATAAGACAAGAAATTTGTTGGCGATTGCTACAAGTACTATACTGTATTCATGTGTAAGTTGATCTAATAAATTCTGTGATTTTTCTTT containing:
- the LOC122036723 gene encoding UPF0496 protein 4-like, translated to MSRPHDAPRTFFPLGNPFRTIFPRGSHQSLKIHALLFSFEQDLTEKFTKLMPEDVSDVLTLSWMRFAIQLLSDAHNGLRTFINELQLPVSQWDEKWIDVYLDGSAKLLDICIALSSGLSRLDQGQLLLQYVLHLVDMSTTAPPAQKLVQARSYLQEWIELIDSKSPKLDTCPSIIKRLQGTLDLPKVKSSKGKALMRALYGVKVMTLFVCNLFTTTLSGSPKVFPDLNVSEEFVWYDAFSHLQAAVTEEIKRLCDTGTVSLFKEFESVKVCALRLQDMISSISCNGEPVQEEETVPGKSTDFGRQRLRDSVTNLADGVQTLGHELDSLSKQTNDFFELILAGRDALLCNLRVHLLTPENSSEARI